The nucleotide sequence AGATCAGCATATTGCGGCTGCGGGGCGATTTTACGGCATCGGGCTCGGAGGGCGCGTATGCGATCGCGCTCCATGATTTGAACGATTCGATGACGGCGGCGGCCGGTTTAACGACGGGCGCGACCGAGACGTCTTTTGTGACCGATGGGCAATCGGGGCATTATACGCTGAAGGTGCACGCCTCGGCGGGCGCGGGCGACTACCTGGTGAGGATCGCGCCAACCGCGTCGTTGTGGACCTATGACGAGCCGGTCTCGTCGTGTACGGAAGGGATCGCGGTGTCGGGAGGGTACGTCTATACCGGCGGGTATGTCTGCCACGGTGAGACGCCGACAGATTTCCTGGCCCTCAAGTACGACTTGAACGGGACGCCGGTGTGGGACGTGACGTGGGGAGGAGATGCGACGGACGGGGCGTACGGGATCGCGGTGCGAGGATCGGACGTGTACCTGGCGGGCTCCACCTATTCGTACGTGGTCGGGTCTCCGGACGAGTCGAACAGCGACGCGGTGGTGGTCCACTGGAGCAACGTGGGCGCGCTGGACACAAGCCAATCGGAGGAAGGGTACTGGAGCCGGTTCTGCGGGGAATCGGAATACTTCGGCGTGGAGGAGGCCCGGGACGTGGCGGTGGACGAGGCGGGCGAAGTATACACCGTCGGCTACACCCTGGACGATGGCGACAACATGTGGTTCTACGTCGAGAAGTGCGACACGGGCGATAACGACTCGTGGGTGGTGGAGATCGGGAGCGATGCCACCGGGGAGGACTGTCTCGGGTACGGCCTGTGCCTGGGCGACTCGCGAATCTACGCGACGGGCTGCTTCACAAGCATGGTCAGCACGGGCGACAAGCAGTTGGTGCTGTGGCAGTTGGACGCCGATGGAACGTGGGGTTGGGACGCGTTTTGGGGCAGCGCGAGCGCCGACGAGGTGGGCCGCGACGTGGCGGTGGTCGGGTCGGACCTCTACGTGGTCGGGACGTTCACCGCCATGGAGTCGCCGACGGGCAGCGCGGTGCTGGTGGTCAAGTTCAGCGACGACGGCGAGACATACAGCGAAGTCGGCTCGGCGACGTTCGACGGGCCGGGCGACGATGAGGGATGGGGTATCGTGGTGGACGGCGGATTCGTGTACGTAACGGGCACGGTGACGCTGGACGGGCAGACCAACGCCCTGCTGCTGACCTACGATACGAATCTGAACCTGCTGACCAGTTCGTGTTCGGGCGGGATGGCGCCGGACGCTGCGTATGACGCGGCCTGTTCGGGCGGATCGCTGTACATGACGGGGCAGATGAACGGGCGGGCGTTCGTCAGGAAGGTGGCCGACCCGGTCCCGTGACGAGCGGGGCGACGCCGAGCCTCGAGCGGACCAGGCGCCGGGTGCGCCGACGGTCGAGCCAGTTGATCGGGCCGACCGCCACCAGGTGACAGCCGTCGGGAGTGAAGGTCGAGCGGGCGACCCTCACGAGTTGATCCATTGACAGATCTTCGATCTGGCGTAGTTCGTCCTGGAGGGAGAGTATCCGGTCGGGCGGCAGCAGGAGGGTCTGTTTGCCGTACCAGGCGGCGGTTTCGGCGGGGTCGTCGTGGGCGATTTCGAGGCCGCAGCGGAGTTTTTCGCGGCAAACGGCAAGCTCCTGCTCATCGGCTGGACGCTCGACGAATTCATCGACCACGTTGAGGATCTCATCGAGGGTGGCCACGTAGTTGGACCGGCTGACCGTGGTGTCGATCTGCAGCCAACCGAAATGGGAGCCTGTGACCAGACCGCTGGAGATGTCGTAGACCAGGCCGAGCTCTTCGCGGATGCGGGTGAAGAGGCGCGAACTGGTGCCGGCGCCGAGAAACTCGGAGAGCGCAGCGTAGGCGGCGTAGTCGGGATGATCGAACGAGACGGCCCGCCAGGCCAGGGCGACGGTGAGCATCGGAGAGTCCTGGCGGCGAAAGACGACTTCGGGACCGGGCCGGGGGTTTTCCGCGGCTTGGGGCTCGGCGGGCCGGCCGGCGGGCATGGGCTCGAACTCGTTGGCGATCTTGGCGGCGACAGCATCCGGCTCGAACCCCCCTGCCGCCACCAGGACGGTGTTGCCGGCGGTGAAGAATTGCTTCCAGTAGTTCCGGACCATGTCGCGGTCGAACTGGCCGATGTTGGCGGCGGTGCCGACGAGGGAAACGTCCTGCTCCCTGGAGCGGGTCAGTAGATTGTAGAGCAGTTCATCGACCGAGAGGTTGCGCTGGGCGCGGTCGTGGAACTGGGCCCGTTCTTCGAGGACGATCTTCTTTTCGTGCTCGATCTCATCGAGTTCGAAGCGCGGCCGCTGGAGCAGTTCGGCCAGGATCTCGATGGCCTGGCCGGCATACTTGCGGTGGACGGCGAGGGCGAAGTAGGCGTACTCGGGCGAGGTTGAGGCGGCGATCTGGCCGGTGATCCGGTCGGCCGCCCGGGTGATGTCCTCGCTGGTCGGGTACTTCTGCGAGCCCTGGAAGAGCATATGCTCGATGAAGTGGCTGATGCCGGTGTGGGCCAAGGGTTCGAACCGCGGTCCCATCGCCACGTAGGCCCCGATGGTGAAATAGTGAAGCCGGTCGTCCGGGACGGCGACAATCCGCAGCCCGTTGGGCAAGACGGCCTGAGTGTAGTCCTGCTTGTTTTCCATTAAAACTTTTCTCTGGAACCTCGTTTGCCGATCCCATATAAAGGATAGGAGGCAAGTTGAGGAGCACGCCATGAAAAGGACGTTTTGGTTGCCCGTACTTGTCGGGGTGATTATAGCTTTTCCATTCGCCAGTGCCAGCGCGCAGATCGATCCGAACACCATTCTTTCGAACCTGCCATCGGACCTTCAGGGCCAGATCGAGGCGCTGCTGGGCGGGACGGACCTGAGCAGCCTGTTGGGCGAAGCGGACGAGGGCGACGAGGCGGCTGAGGTCACGGAGTTGCCGTCGCCGTGCGAGTCGATCGACCGGGTGCGGGCGAACAATCCGGGCCGGTTGCTCCAGCCGTCGCGGACGCGGGTCTCGCGGATCGTCAACGGGGCGCGGTCGTGCAACTTCAACTACGGGTTTGACGAGATCGTGGTGCCCGAGGACGAGCCGAGCTTCGGAGAGCGGATCTGCCGCGTGTTCCTCAATGCACTGGTGATCGCGTTCCAGAACATCTTTGACGACGACATCATTCCCGATCCCAACGGCACGGCGGCGTACGCATTCGACCGGGCGTGGGGCACGCAGGGAACGGGCAACGGCCAATTCGACCTGCCGGACGGCATTGCCATTGACGCGGCCAATGACGTTTACGTCGCCGACACCCAGAACAACCGTATCCAGAGGTTCAGCGACACCGGCGAGCTTCGGTCGGAATGGGGCGTCGAAGGCAGCGACGAGGGCGAGTTCCTCCAGCCGCGCGGCGTGGCCGTCGATTCAGCGGGCGAGATCTACGTGGCGGACACGCAGAACAACCGCATTCAGGTGTTCGACGAGGAAGGGACGTTTTTGCGGGAATGGGGAACAGCGGGCGAGGCGGAAGGCGAGTTCCTGCGGCCGCAGGGCATTGCGATCGACGCCGACGACAACGTGTACGTGGCGGACACGGAGAACGATCGGGTCCAGGTATTCACCAGCGAGGGGGATTTCGTCCGCGGCTGGGGAACGCTGGGCGACGGCGACGGCGAGTTGTTCCGGCCCCAGGGAATCGCGGTGGACGATGCGGGCAACGTCTTTGTGGCCGATACGGAGAACGACCGGGTCCAGCGGTTTGCCACGAGCGGCGAGTTCGTGGAGGTGATCGGCGAACGCGGGACGGGCAACGGGCAGTTCATCCAGCCGGAAGGCGTCGCAGTCGATACCGCTGGGAATATCTTCGTGACGGATTCGGGCAACAACCGCGTCCAGCGGCTCACGCGGGCGGGCGCCTTCCTGACGACCTTCGGCAGCCAGGGCACGGCCAACGGGCAGTTCCGTCAGC is from Phycisphaerae bacterium and encodes:
- a CDS encoding 6-bladed beta-propeller, which translates into the protein MKRTFWLPVLVGVIIAFPFASASAQIDPNTILSNLPSDLQGQIEALLGGTDLSSLLGEADEGDEAAEVTELPSPCESIDRVRANNPGRLLQPSRTRVSRIVNGARSCNFNYGFDEIVVPEDEPSFGERICRVFLNALVIAFQNIFDDDIIPDPNGTAAYAFDRAWGTQGTGNGQFDLPDGIAIDAANDVYVADTQNNRIQRFSDTGELRSEWGVEGSDEGEFLQPRGVAVDSAGEIYVADTQNNRIQVFDEEGTFLREWGTAGEAEGEFLRPQGIAIDADDNVYVADTENDRVQVFTSEGDFVRGWGTLGDGDGELFRPQGIAVDDAGNVFVADTENDRVQRFATSGEFVEVIGERGTGNGQFIQPEGVAVDTAGNIFVTDSGNNRVQRLTRAGAFLTTFGSQGTANGQFRQ
- a CDS encoding insulinase family protein, which gives rise to MENKQDYTQAVLPNGLRIVAVPDDRLHYFTIGAYVAMGPRFEPLAHTGISHFIEHMLFQGSQKYPTSEDITRAADRITGQIAASTSPEYAYFALAVHRKYAGQAIEILAELLQRPRFELDEIEHEKKIVLEERAQFHDRAQRNLSVDELLYNLLTRSREQDVSLVGTAANIGQFDRDMVRNYWKQFFTAGNTVLVAAGGFEPDAVAAKIANEFEPMPAGRPAEPQAAENPRPGPEVVFRRQDSPMLTVALAWRAVSFDHPDYAAYAALSEFLGAGTSSRLFTRIREELGLVYDISSGLVTGSHFGWLQIDTTVSRSNYVATLDEILNVVDEFVERPADEQELAVCREKLRCGLEIAHDDPAETAAWYGKQTLLLPPDRILSLQDELRQIEDLSMDQLVRVARSTFTPDGCHLVAVGPINWLDRRRTRRLVRSRLGVAPLVTGPGRPPS